A window of Mesorhizobium shangrilense genomic DNA:
CTCGGCGCGTGGAAGTGAAATTGCAGCAGGTCGTAGGTCCTGTCGCCCCGGGTGAGCGTGCTGCCTTCCGGCACGTTGATCTGGATCGTGTGGCCGTTGTGGACGATCGTGCCGCCGTCTGCCTTCCAGTCGATGCCAATCTGCGAGATATCCGCTTTGATGGCCCTTGTCAGGTTCAGAGGCGACTGCTGCGCGCCGGCCGAGCACGCGGCGTTCGCCCCATCGAGCGCCCCCCAATGCTCTGGACCGCCTTTTCCTTGATAACTCCAGTGGACGCCTTCGTCGGCAAAACCTGCGCGCGCGCAGATCGCGCATGCGCCCAATGTTATGAATCCCCTAATCAAATTGCGCCGTTGCATGTGTTCGTTCACTCCTTTTCTACTATGGGATCAAATGCCTCAGCGCCCGCAGAGAATGAGGTTGCACGGTGACGTGGATGCCCGGCGACCATTTTTTTGCATTGGTTCGATTGTCCTGTTTGTCATGTATGAACAGTCCCGCGGCTGGTCGCTCGGCTAAATTCCAACGACCAGCGCGCCGCCGCTGAGACCGGCACCCGCCGCCGCCAGCAGGATTTTCTCGCCAAGCCGAAAAGGCTCCGTCTGATGAGCCAGCGACAGGGAGAGCGGGATGGTCGCGGCGGAAGAGTTGCCATAGTCGGCAATTGTCTTCACGATTGCTTGATCTGCTATGCCGAGGTTCCTGCCGACCGCATCGAAAATACGGGCATTCGCCTGATGTGGCACGAACCGGCCGACATCCTGTGGTCGTACTCCGGCAGCGGCAAGCGCGCTTATCGAGCAATCGGTCATCATCTCGACAGCCTTCGCGAACACTTCGCGTCCGTCGGTCATCGTCATGCGGGTCTGCGCGAGGTCGAGGTCGCCACGGAACGGGATGTTGCTTCCTCCCGCCGGAATCTGGATCAGCCCGTAGCGCGAGCCGTCGGAATCCACCGAAGCGCCGAGAATGCCCTGATGGGGGTCCTCGCAAGGACCAATCACCAGGGCGCCGGCGGCATCGGCGAAAAGGACTGAGCTCGCGCGCTCGGCCGGATTGATGCGACGGCTGAGGATGTTGGCCGCGATGACAAGGCTCGCTTTGCCGTGCAGGCGGGTGAACCCGTCGGCGAACATCAGCGCATAGATGAAGCCGGCGCAGGCGCCGGTCAGATCGACCGCGCCTGCGCGACCAAGGCCGAGCTTGTGCGCGACCAGGGGTGCACTGGGTGGCAGAAGGTGGTCGGGCGTCGAGGTGGCAAGCAACAGCAGCCCGATGTCGCCGCGGTCAATACCGGCATTCGCCAGCGCCATGTCGCCAGCCTGCGTGGCAAGACCAGACAGCGTATCTTCGTCAGTTGCCCAGAAGCGGGTGCGGATTCCGGTACGCCTTTCGATCCAGCCCGGCTCGAGGCCGAGATTGCTCTCGATCTCGGCATTCGCCACCTTGCGCCCAGGCGCGTGATGGCCAAACCCGAGAATGCGCGACGACTTGCTCATGGTCTCGCGCCGAAGCGTTCGCCGGCCTCCTCCATGGCGTCATAGAGCCCGTCGAGCTCGTCGTCGGTGATGCAATAGGGCGGCAGAAGATAGAGGACATTGCCGAGCGGACGCACCAGCAGCCCACGCTCGAGGAAAAAGGCGCGCAGCTTTGGCCCGATCTCGGCCAGATAGCCAGCAGAGCCGGTGCGCAGGTCGAGAGCCGCGATCGTGCCGGTCGCCCGGCTGTCGGCGAAGTAGGGATTGTCGCCAAAGCGCCGAAGTCCGGCGGCCTGTCTCGCGCTCAGGGCCGCGACCCGCTCGGCCACCGGCTCGTCATGCCAGATCTCGACATTGGCGAGGGCTGCTGCGCAGGCCATCGGATTGGCGGTGTAGGAGCTCGAATGAAAGAAGGTCTTCTTCCGGTCCTCGGAATAGTGGGCGTGGAAAATGGCATCGGTGGCGAGCGTTGCCGCCAGCGGGACAACGCCGCCCGTCAGCCCTTTCGAGGTGCACAGGATGTCCGGTGAGATCGATGCCTGCTCGCAGGCGAACATGGTCCCGGTGCGGCCCCAGCCGGTCATCACCTCGTCGGCGATCAGCAGCGTGCCGGAGGCCTCGGCGATCTTCTTCAATTCGGTCAGAACCCAGGCCGGATACATCAGCATGCCGCCGGCGCCAAGGACCAGCGGCTCGACGATCAGCGCGGCGGCGTGCCGGTCGCGGGTGACCGCCTCGAACCGATCCAGCGTCTCCTGCTCTCGCCTCGCGGCCGGGAAGGGGATGGTGTCGACCTCGAACAGCAGCGGCTCGTAGGCGGCGTTGAACACGCCGCGGGCGCCGACGCTCATCGTGCCGATCGTGTCGCCATGATAGCTGTGCTCCATGGCGACGATGCGCGAGCGCGGCGCGCCGATGTTGCGGAAATAGCCGAGCGCCATCTTCAGCGCGACCTCG
This region includes:
- a CDS encoding beta-ketoacyl-ACP synthase III, with product MSKSSRILGFGHHAPGRKVANAEIESNLGLEPGWIERRTGIRTRFWATDEDTLSGLATQAGDMALANAGIDRGDIGLLLLATSTPDHLLPPSAPLVAHKLGLGRAGAVDLTGACAGFIYALMFADGFTRLHGKASLVIAANILSRRINPAERASSVLFADAAGALVIGPCEDPHQGILGASVDSDGSRYGLIQIPAGGSNIPFRGDLDLAQTRMTMTDGREVFAKAVEMMTDCSISALAAAGVRPQDVGRFVPHQANARIFDAVGRNLGIADQAIVKTIADYGNSSAATIPLSLSLAHQTEPFRLGEKILLAAAGAGLSGGALVVGI
- a CDS encoding adenosylmethionine--8-amino-7-oxononanoate transaminase, yielding MSQSQVWHPFTQHALEPAIPEIVRTEGAYLHKADGTRILDAISSWWVVTHGHRHPRIIKAIETTAASLDQIIFAGFTHEPAERLARALVGLAPPGLDWVFYSDSCSTCVEVALKMALGYFRNIGAPRSRIVAMEHSYHGDTIGTMSVGARGVFNAAYEPLLFEVDTIPFPAARREQETLDRFEAVTRDRHAAALIVEPLVLGAGGMLMYPAWVLTELKKIAEASGTLLIADEVMTGWGRTGTMFACEQASISPDILCTSKGLTGGVVPLAATLATDAIFHAHYSEDRKKTFFHSSSYTANPMACAAALANVEIWHDEPVAERVAALSARQAAGLRRFGDNPYFADSRATGTIAALDLRTGSAGYLAEIGPKLRAFFLERGLLVRPLGNVLYLLPPYCITDDELDGLYDAMEEAGERFGARP